The genomic DNA tttaataatcatGTTTTATTTAGTGAAAGAAGCAATAGAAATTTCAGAAGTAAGTTAAGTCTTGTGCCTTAATTGTGGATGAAAAAAATGTGTCATCACTGAAATGGATGGGAATTAAGGGGGTTTGGGGATGGATTAGTAAGTAAGCACTTTCAGCTAGCACAAAGACTGCACAGTTCAGAATCCTAGAATCAGTGTGAAAATGTTGGTTGGACTTGGTGGCTTGTCTGTAAACCCTCCataaaggaagcagaggctggaaatCTCGAGGAAGCTGGCTACCCCCAAAAGGTAGCATTCAGTAAGAAACTTTGCCCAAATATGTCATGATTGAGGAAGACGTGTCTTAGGGTTACTAATGCTGTGATcgaacaccataaccaaaaagcaagctggggaggaaagagtttaatttggcttacacttccagatcataatCCATTAATGGAGAAAATCAGAACAGGAACTCTAGCAGgcctggaacctggaggcaggagctgatgcagagtccatggtgtatgtggggggtgctgcttactggcttgcttcccatggcttgtttaGCCCaccttcttacagaacccaggacaaaCAGCCCAGGGATAGTACCACCCTCTCCTGTTTATCACTAAATGAGGAAacgccttacagctggatctcatggaggcatttcctcagctgaggctccttcctctgatgactctagctgtgtcaagttgacacacaaaatcagccAGTACAACATGCAATGTCAATCCCAGGGCAACACACCCACAACAACACATAATATTGCTGGGAATGCAGACTAGAAGGAACCCTCATTTATTGCTGTTGGACATACAACATAGTGTAGTCACTTCAGAAGACAGTTTTCCAACTTGTGATAAAATGAAGATACTTTTATCATATGGCATGTTATATACATAGTTTGGTATTTACTAAGAGGAATTGACAATATATTCCAGATAAAAACTTGTGCAGgaatgtttatagcagctttcCTCAATGGAAACTGTCAAGATGACtttcaacaaatgaatggataaattcACCCAGAGAATAAAAATTGTTCAGTACTAGATAAATTCCTACCAAGCCATGAAAACAGTGTTGGAAATATAAATGTGTATTGGCAAGAAACATATCCTGTAGTTAATAATGCTGCATCTTGATGGATTCCCACTTGTTACAGCCTGTTTAGAGAGTATCCAGAtcggtatttttgttgttgttgttgttgttgttgtgagaatgaaatttattcttttcaCTTATTAAAATGGTGAGTAGATGACAAATTATCAGTTACTTACATTATACTTCAGCTGGATAGCACTGACAGAAAGCTTATTGATTATCTTCAaatacactcatgtgcacactcTACTTAGACTTCCTGTGCCTTTAAAGAAAATTGAACTGCTGGCAACTGTTATGCTCCATTCCCAAGTTGCTCATCCAGTTTCACCTTTCAAGGTTTTGTTCCCATCCCTTACAACCATTTCTTCCCAATAAGAAGCCATCGGCTGCTCTTCTCCTCTGCAACTCAGCTTTATCTGTATACTTCTATGACAGGGAACAACCTTTGCTTTATATTACAGAGAAGTGTTCATAtgcttttttctgcagatttttttatttgaattagaaacaagattgttttacatgacaatcccagttccctctccctcccctattcccttaccactcccccaactaaaaccctacctatcctttctgctccccctggatggtgaggccttccatagggtgttatcagagtctatcctatcctttgggatagggcctaggcccactcccatgtgtcttggctcagggagtattcctctatgtggaatgggctcccaaagtccacacctatgctagggatatgtactgaactactacaggaggtcccatagatttccaaggtttcctcactggaAGCCATGTTCctggcatctggatcagtcccatgctggtatcccagctatcagtctcaggagcaagagttccctgatattcaggccagctgttcctgtggatttcaccagcctggtctggacccttttgctcttcactcgtccttctctgcatctgggttccagttcagttcagtgattagttgtgggtgtctgcttctacttccactagttgctggattaaggctataggatggcatataggttagttatcaatctcattatcaggggagtgcatttaaggtagcctctcctctgttgcttagattgttagctggtgtcattcttgtagatctctgaacatttccctagtgcctgatttctctgtaaaccaaaaatgtctccctcaattatggtatctccattcttgttatcttttattcttcccctgactcaacctttcttctccctcatgtcctccgcagccctcctattctccccttctcattctcctaccccccaccccaagaccAGTGTTTGAAAACAGTTGGGAATAGGGACAGATGTATAGACTGAGCCAAAAGGGTGTTTGAAACAGATATTTTAATAATGAATATATGTTGTCATGGTTTTGTCCAAACCCATAGAATGCATAGTACTAACAATGAATCTGAGCTACGGGCAGCAGATGATGATATGTTAATACAGGTTCATGATTTCTAACATATATGCCATTCTCGTATAGGATGTTGATACTGGGGGACATGATTCATGGGTTGGGATCAGGAATATATTAGATTCATCATTTTTAGGTCAATTTTGTTATGAACCTAAAACTGttgtaaaattaaatgtatttgaaGAAATGTTCACTGGTGACTAACATTACACACACTTTTCAGATGGGAAATTGTTCCTTCCTATGTAGAAAGACACAGTGTGCTAACTCTACAGTTCGAAAATTGGTTTAGATCTTGATTTCAAAGCTAAATTTTTTTATATGTGACCACATAGCCACTGACTCCTAACCTTCACTGTGATAGAATCTGATGTTGTTATCAAACTGCTCTCTCAATGAATAAGTTACCAACTTAGATTTGCATTCAAATAGTTCATTATTTGTAGGAGGCCTGCTAGAGAATACCATTTTTATGGTAGTGTTtctaaacaataataataacaggaGGAAAAGTAATGCTGACAATAGCTGCCATTTTTGAATTCCTGTTGTGCAAGAAATAGTATGTTCTGCATATGTCATCTATGATTTTAACAATAATTTTTCAAGTTAGGCATAGTAATTTTAGAAGTACTAAAATGgaattcagagaaagaaagatatatgtTAAAAGATGGCAGAATTGTCATCTGGAATAACATAGGTTGATTTCAAAGGTCACAATTTACCTTTGGATCTGGTATGGAATTATCACATGAGAATTTTCCAATTTAATTAGTTCTCCTTTCCCATCATTGAGCAGTTGGATATTTCCTGTTAGCACTAATGATTTTATGATTTAATTAGCTTGGTAGCATAGTTCACTTTTACCTGTATCTCTACTGATACCACTAAAAGATGGCAGGCAGTTAAGAATAGACAATCTAAATCCATACTTTTGACATAGCAAATAGTttaccacagagaaagaaaataatgaagtatACCAACTTAGTGGTCATTAGTAAATATAAGTACAAATGTAAAAGGAGTAGTCTCAAAAGCTGGAAATGATGGCAGCATAGTTCTTCGTTGTTTTGAGGTTTAGTTTTTCTTCACTGGCTTTAATAGTGAAACCAAAGACTCATAGCCTTTGACAAGAAGATTCCCCCACATGAAACTTCATGAAAGACTAAGGACAAGCCACTGTCAGCTAAAAGACCTGTCTGGTGTCCCATAAGTGGGGGAGGGCAGCAGAGAACACATAACTAGGTTTCTGTTCTGGCACATACTTTAATCTCTAGTTCATTGAagtaaagatattcaccaaccaccacatctgacagagggctgatatccaaaatatacaaagaactcaagaagctagtcaccaaagcaccaaataatccaattaaaaaatggggtacagatctaaatagagaattcccaatatAAAAATCTCTAATAGCCAAatggcacttaagaaattgctcaacatccttagccatcagggaaatgcaaatcaaaacaactctgagataccatcttaaacctgtcagaatggctaaaattagaaacaccaacaacagtttatgctggagacgatgtagagaaaggggaacactactccattgttggtgggaatgcaaacttgtatagccactttggaaattagtatggcagttcctcaggaaaatttgAATCAAAGAGTTCTTCTTAACCAGATGTAATAGCCAATACTAGCTCTCTAAGTTATTAGCACAAGAAAAAACTACTGAGCATCATAAGTAAACAAAACTTCATTTTGATAAAGCAGACTAATTTCTCATAGGAACATCTGTCAGCAAAGTTTTCAAATATTGTTACCTATAAATGTTTataatcaagaacagaaaaaattTCAACATAGATGAAATGACATTCAAGTGTAGCAATTTTTGACAACTACAGCTATGAAAAACTGTAGTTTAATATTATTATGGTCTCATCAAAGAAATCCACTAGAGATCTGGAGTTAGATTCCTAGAAAGTGTGTAAAAATCAGTAAAAGAATGGCagtaaaattctttttatttcattaccttttttgtttatgtgtgagtgtgtggaacACACACTACAGGgcacccatggaggtcagatgacTGTTATCAAGTGTTGATTCTCTCTTTACACTATGTAGTTTCTGGGCATCTTTTGAGTTATCAGGCTTGGTCActagagcctttacccactgagtcatcttggtGGGCTGAAGATTCACTTTTAGTTGAATACAAAGGGCGATAACTGTTTTTTGCTATGGCTGTATACTGCTACCATGCTGGTGTTGTATACTTAGAAGACTGAACCACAATAACCAGACAACCGACCCCCCCCAGTCCAGTATAATTCTAATCATGATTATACTTCTATGGTTAATTTGTGAGTAGTGAAGGAATCAGATGCCTTTGTTAAAGAGAAAATGGAGATGGCCTCAGGTAATTGTCCCTGGGAAACTACAGGACAAAATAAAGAGATGATCCTAGCAAAGGAACATAAAGACTCAGATTGTTACTTGAGAGATATGTGAATGAATTACAAAATGAATgtcaaaattacaattatgacaCTACTCAAAAAAAGTGAGAATTCCACAAAATATAAACACCCCACTGGTGGTATTTTATGATAACATAGACTCATTATCATCTTGTAAAATGATAATTAGGATGTTTAACAAAACTgcaaatttttcatttgtgaaataGGTCATCATCCATAGTACACTTCAATGATTGGCTAAGGATTTACACTAAACACCCTGATAAtagcttcattttatttcataagtAAATATTCATTGAGGAAGTCATCTACTATTTTGAATTTGTATGTTtgcattcatgcatgtatgtaaagGTAAGCTTGTCTGTTTATGTTGCTATGGAGGCCAAAGTTTAATGCTGGCTTCTCTTCTTCTGTTGCTATCCATCTTGTTTTCGGAAGGGGTCTGTCACTGAGCCAGGAACTTTCTATGTCAGTTAGACTGGCTGGCAAGTAAGCTCCTGGGATTTGCTAGTCTTCATTTCCTTAGTACTGAAGTTCATATGCATGCTGATGTgccttggctttttatgtgggtgctgggatttgaacttgagCCGTCATGCTTGAATAGTAGGCACTTAGCCCGTGAGTTTGTGATCAGACAAAACAtaccaaaatatttaaatagatatTTCTGTCAATTTGATAAGATGATGGAAGAAGATGGAAGaataattgaatattttctttttacccAGGTTTATGGAAGACCTAACAGATATGTTAGGCTTTGCTCCAAGCAGATATTACTATTATATGTGGAAATACATTTCTCCTTTAATGCTACTAACATTGCTAATAGCTAGCATTGTGAATATGGGATTAAGTCCTCCTGGCTACAACGCATGGATCGAAgagaaggtaaaataaaaaaagaagttagcTTATTTTGAAGTGAAAGCATGGTACCTTAGAAAGCTTTGTATTGTATTTGTTTCATagtattctatttatttattatttttcaatgatGTTGATTTGGTTTGGggatattaatatttattatttgtaccTCCGACAGCTATGATGTTTATGCACAGTGAATTTCTTTAGCAAATGACACTCACCAGCCTTGCACTTATCAAACTAGATCTTTTCCGTTTACCATTGAAGAACAGTGCTGTATGGCCTTAGACTCTAGGAAACATAGTAAACCTCCATGTTTCAGAGGGctctagaaatatttttctatagaCATTCATTACATTTCAGCTACTCACAATACTTACAATACATATTAGTGATGTAGACATAattcaaacaaatacaaaataaaggcTATATGACAATTCTTTTCTATGAGCAGTGACTATGGAAGGTGTGTTTCCAAGTAGTACTAGCCACACTGGCTCAAATATGAGATCTGTATTGGTTGTTATAGACCAGTGTGCTTATTTTAACTACTTCATGTACAATGATTCTATATAATAATAACTCATTCACAATCGAAACACAGGTCAGCCTGTCATCTTTATCAAAACCTTGGGGCCAGATGTACTTCGAAGTCTAGGTTTTCAGATTTTTGAGGGGTAGTATGATACACATAGCAGATGTCTGTTGCCTAGTAAGAGTACCCCCAAACCTAGTGACTGAtagttttgcttatttattgtcaattcttttgatttttcttagaCTAACAGATGCAGTTGCATTTGGTTTGGGaaatgggctctctctctctctctctctctctctctctctctctctctctgtctctccttccctgcctccctcattccctctctctctccttccctccctccctccctccctccctcttttccttttttctttatctcattCTTAGGTAATCCTCTCAAGCTTTATGGGGTAAGGGCAGAATTCTaagaaaccaaaatataaatgatcagactttttttttttttttttttttggtttttcgagatagggtttctctgtgtagctttctcactctggagaccaggctggcctcgaactcacagagatccacttacctctgcctctgctgggattaaaggagtgcctGCCTGGCCCATGATCAGACTTTTTAATCATGGAGTTTGCTGAATGTCCCTTCCATTACTTACTGTCAGTCAGAGCAAATGACATAATTATCCCAGAGTTTGATATATAAACCCAAGACCAATGTAACTCTTACTTTCATATGTGTGCTTTAAAAGATAGTTGACATTTATTTCCTTGGCTTTTCTAGGCCTCAGAAGAATTTCTGAGCTACCCGACCTGGGGGATGGTTGTCTGCTTCTCTCTGATGGCTCTTGCAATACTTCCTGTCCCCATTGTTTTCATTATTCGTCGCTGCAACCTCATAGATGATAGTTCTGGTAACTTGGCCTCTGTGACCTATAAGAGAGGAAGAGTTCTGAAAGAGCCTGTAAACTTAGAAGGAGATGACGCAAGCCTCATTCATGGAAAGATACCAAGCGAAATGTCATCTCCAAATTTTGGTAAAAATATTTATCGAAAACAAAGTGGTTCCCCGACACTGGACACCGCTCCCAATGGACGCTATGGGATTGGGTATTTGATGGCAGACATGCCCGATATGCCGGAGTCAGGCTTGTAGctgaaacaaaagcagaagctGCGTGCgttcatttttattaatgaaCGTTGGTTCTACTATGAGAAGCATTGGGCTTCACTTATCAGAAGGTGATCTCAGGTGTCCATGACTGtgatctttaatcccaacagtatAAGGCAGTCCAAGAAGAGTATTCCTCAGTTTACATTAGCACAGAAATGATTACAAACAAAGCTTACAGTGACTGAGGTCATACTTTgccaggatttttaaaaaaaaaatacttttggcATATTTCAACTATTTCTATCTGTTAAAGAAACAGGCATTACCTCAGTTTCTAATGATTTCTGAACTTAATATTATTGGCAATTTTAAAATCCCTGGTATATCTTACAATTTATAATTTTGCCTTCAAGGTAAGACCCAGTATTACCAAGAACAGTTGTGTGAGTTCGTGCCTGTCAGCACGTTTCCATGAATACGTTTTGTAGATAGGTTGTACTTATTTAGGCACTTAATTGAAGAAAACTGCAAAGTATTTTCTTATATGATAGCTGTATAGAGAAATAGTGTCCAAGAGTGAGAAGGCACTAATGCTGGATGAGATGTTAGATTTGGAGGTGACTGGGGATCACATGTGATGGTTGTATATTTTGTGTAAAATAGGTGGGTGAAAATAACCTAAGAGTGAGTTGCTCCACACTCTCTAGAATTATGCAGACTCTGCATTTTTCTTATGCCGTGTGCCTAAAAACCTACTTAATATTTATTGTGGTTCGAGATCACTTatagtatatttatataatatacttGCAATGTATAGAGATGCATATTGGGACTCTATGTGCTGATTTGAAAACTTGAAGCAAGATAgtatttgttttcatatatttctgttttgcttcattttatgcAAATATAAATCCTTTTTTTAAGTGATTGTTAAAACAGTATGGCATTACATTTTAACCTACAAATAAATGAAGTTTAAACAATGGTGTTTGTTTCCCTCATGGATTTTCCTCGAATCACCTGAACTGGATTATGCCCTTTACAATTCTTGGGCTAGGTTGTCTTGAATTTCAGCCAGCACTTAAGCAATTTGTAATAATTATCACATTCCCAGTGGGATTAACAAAGTCACAGGGCTGTGACCTCTTTATAGACAAAGGATAGATTTTTAATGATTGATGGGTGCTCTAATGTggtctcaaaatatataaaaatgcatataGCTTTCAACAAAATGTATACAGCtgagcattttcttcatttgttttatgtgtgacATTAGCTAAAGAACCGAAGATATAATAGAATAACCTGAACATGCAATacaattttattcattataaCCAGTTTTTGTacctgcctctctcccttcttttctttactGGATTCTAAACCTATGAGCACATTTTGCAATCTAGGCAATACTCTACTACTGAGTTATATGcatgcccagcccagccctgtTACTATCCATGATTTATATGAGTCCTCTATATTTAGTCATTACACATAATTGCAAGTCTGtttgtctccatttccttccctAACCTGTTGCTGGTAATCAATCCATCATTCTATTCTCAGTTTCCATTTACAATGGTGattgaaacaacaaacaaacaaaaacaagaaacttcACACATAACTACAATggtgattttaaaaaacaaagaagttcACACATAAGTGAAAGCGTGTAATATTTGACTTTCTATTTCtgagtcttttcatttccttggtttCTTCTATGTTGTCCCAGATGGCAgtatcctcttcctccttctcctctccctttccctttccctttattCCTCCTCTTAGCTAGATAATGTTCTTCTTCTTTGACATATGACCCCTTCTTTATCCATCAGTGCTTGGGTGGACATTAAGTTGCTTCTGTACCCTTCTTCTTTCGCATAGTGGTACAGCAGATGCAGCTCTGTGAGGGACTGATTGCATTTCTGTTCTGACAGTTTGTAGTTTGGGATCCTACCTTATCCGGTGAAACATATCTCCATTCCTTGTTCTCACAACCTGAAAGGACAACTGAGGAACTGTCAGCCTGGCAATACAAAAGGAGGGATGCTTCACTTTGCTCCAGCTTATTGGCCAATGTTCCTTGTGCAGGTAGCCTTTGCCTTGATTTCAGCATCTGTTAAATAAAAGTCCAAACAAGGTGTGGTGGTTCTTGTCTGTGATTGCAGCACTCAGAAGATGAGGCAAGGGATTGCTGCATGTTCAAGTCCAACCTGATCTACAATGTGAGATGTAAGAAAGCCTGTGTTAGACAGACACCTgactctaaataaataagtaaaggtCAACATTACTCCTTATACTTTTTGAGTCAATTGTACATTGGTAATTATAATCAAAACATagataaaatcatattttacttactaatttcctattttttcctccatttttatttaaattagaaacaacattgttttacctgtcaatcccagttccctctccctcctctcctcccctatctcccgattaacaccctacctatcccacactatttctgctcccctgggagaatgaggtcttccatgggggggtgtctttagagtttgtcatatcctttgggatagggccgaggccctcccctgtgtgtctaggctgagggagtatccctctgtgtgaaattgGGCTCCCAAGAATTCATTCCTATGCTAAccataagtactgatctactgcaagaggccccacagatttctgaggccttctcactgacacccacattcatggggtctggatcagtcccaagctgattttccagtgatcagtctaggGCCAAGAGATAttatcttactccagtcagaatggctaaaataaaaaacaccaatgataacttatgctggagaggatgtggagaaaggggaacactcctccactgctggtgggagtgcaaacttgtacagccacttggaaatcagtatggcggttcttcaggaaaatgggaatcagtctaccaaaagatccagcaatcccactcttaggcatatacccaaaagaagcatactcatacaacaaagacatctgttcaactatgttcatagcagcattatttgtaatagccagaatctggaagcaacctagatgcccctcaactgaagaatggatagaaaaaaatgtggtacatttatacaatacaattatactcagcagaaaaaaaaaacaatggaatcttgaaattcgcagacaaatggatggaactacaagaaaccattctgagagaggtaaccctatcacaaaaagacaaacatggtatacactcactcatatatagattttacacatagagcaaaggattaccaacctacaatccataccactagagaagttaggcaacaaggaggactctaagagagacatacatggtcccccagagaaggggaaagggacaagatctcctgagcaaattgggaatatgtggggaggggagagggagctaggagaatgagaaggggagaaggggagaagtgaggaggacataaaggagaaggaaggttgTGTATGGGGAAGAACAGGGGAGAGccaaataagagataccatcagagagggagccagtataggtttaaagagaaatcaggcactagggaaatggccggagatctacaaggatgacaccaactaaccatctaagcaacagaggagaggctaccttaaatgccctcccttgataatgagattgatggctgacttatatgccatcctagagcctccatccagcagctggtggaagtagaagcagatatcaacagccaaacactgaactgaactttaatccatttgtagagaaagaggagtaaTGAACAAAGTGGACAAGCCCAGGCTgctaaaacccacagaaacagctgacctaatttcctattctttatatatattatatatatatataatataatatataacattatattgaaagacccccgaagaggcactttcgtagagggagacccacacacccaggaatcagcgaggccacgaactggatgcaaaaaacaagaggctttattggagacgcgggtacccggggcgacttagcttcagtgtggctaagcgccccgagccaagggaaaggggtccttatatagggaaaaaggcgcaagctaggagcagggattcgattggataattctaatgaggcattatacagagctattcccattggtcaatgtatatgaggcgctatacagggttattcaaatgaggcaaagtacagagttattcaaatgaggtgaaacacagagtctttcaaatgaggcgaaatacagaatcatttccattggatggttcaaatgagacacagagccattccagatcagcatattctcaaggtctggtgtctggtacagcagactcaattcccccccctttcctgatggctgaccttgggggcggagtgtttctcttcgggtggggcgggggctcaggggcagggctccaggccggctcactcggtgtttgttctcgtgctgacccacctggtgctcgccctcgtgccggcccacccggtgctcgttctcgggctggcccacctggtgctcattctcgggccggccccacccggtgcttgttctcgggccgggcggggaaaggccaccgggggtggggatcggggaagccgccgacaggaggaagaggagacaaacttgagaaagaaagggctaagggacaggggtctttcattcccccatttctcttgtaACTGAATGGAATCTTTCATTCAGAGGTCTCTGGATACTCTGGATCTATTTGCTTTAGCTGATGATATTGTTGAGTTAAGACTAAGGCCTGTACAACAGATAGTCGTTCTCTGATGAATTGAGTCAGTTTGTTCAGAATGCAGGGACCAAATATGAGGATCAAAAATAGAATAACCAGAGGTCCCATGAGCGTGGATATAAGGGTAGTCAACCAGGGGGACTTAGCGAACCATCCTTCGAACCATCCTTGTTGAGACTCAAATAGCTGTTGCCTCTGTTTTAGCCTCTCCCTAAGTTTGGCCATGCTGTCCCTAACTATTCCTGTATGATCTGCATAAAAGCAGCATTCTTCCTTGAGGGCAGCACATAGCCCCCCTtcctgtaaaaataataaatctaatccTCGTCTGTTTTGCAGGACCACCTCAGAGAGTGATGTTAAGGATTTCTCGAGTGCACTGACTGACTCTTCTAGGACCTGGATATCCGTGTGCATGGCTTGTTGTAGAAGCTTAAAATGATTAATTCCCTGTAGGGCAACGGTTCCGGTCCCTATGCCGGCTGCTATGCCCCCCACTGTTATTCCTCCTAATAATAGGGCCACGGTAAAGGATATTGGCTCCCTCTTATATCGGGTTGATTTCTCTAGTACGCTGTAAACATATTCAGGTTGGTGGTATGTGACTTTGGGCCAAAGTtctatcaatatacaaaagtcaatGGTGGTGTTGAGAACAGTGGTAGAGACACAGGGAGTCAACCCAGTACTGCAAGCCCAATAAGTTCCATAAGGGGCAACAAGGTATCGGCTGTCCTGAGATAATGGCTCTACTTGGTTACATAATTCTTGATGTGAGGAAGGAATCCTGCCTATGCATAGCCCCTTTCCTGAGACCTCAGATATTGTGAGCTTGTGCTGCATAGCAGCTCCGCAACTGGTAGGTGCTGAGGTCTGGTTGGAGTAGTTGCCCAGTATTGCCACGCCTTCATAATATGGGGGCCGGGAAACTAGGCATAACCAGCATTCCTGAGTCTTGTTGGGGTCTGAAAAATTTAAGGCTTGGTAAACTCCTTGGATTAATTGTAATAATCTATCTCTGGTACCTGGAGGGTCTCTGGTTATCTCGATGTTTAGGGcatctggggtgggggagaaggtgACAGCACCTGGTGTAGGAGTGATAGCTTTAGGAACGGTAGGGGGTTTAGGGACTTGAAAATGGGTTGGGGATCTCTGGTCCGCTATTACTATGTTTGGCCCGACTGATTGTT from Cricetulus griseus strain 17A/GY chromosome 1 unlocalized genomic scaffold, alternate assembly CriGri-PICRH-1.0 chr1_0, whole genome shotgun sequence includes the following:
- the LOC113833328 gene encoding MLV-related proviral Env polyprotein-like; this translates as MDRTPHSKSFKDKTLSYTLLLIGCLFTPHVATNPHRVYNITWKIANLGTGEIANLSTYIGTLHDGFPPLYVDLCDLVGSDWDPSDQEPFPGYGCHHPGGRIGTRSKDFYVCPGHKPTHGCGGPQEGYCARWGCETTGEAYWKPSSSWDFITLKRREIPGYAGKGPWRCGQRACGPCYDSAGGGGFQGATPGGKCNPLILRFTDAGKRTTWDSPKVWGLRLHRAGKDPVTLFSLYRQITPLSQQSVGPNIVIADQRSPTHFQVPKPPTVPKAITPTPGAVTFSPTPDALNIEITRDPPGTRDRLLQLIQGVYQALNFSDPNKTQECWLCLVSRPPYYEGVAILGNYSNQTSAPTSCGAAMQHKLTISEVSGKGLCIGRIPSSHQELCNQVEPLSQDSRYLVAPYGTYWACSTGLTPCVSTTVLNTTIDFCILIELWPKVTYHQPEYVYSVLEKSTRYKREPISFTVALLLGGITVGGIAAGIGTGTVALQGINHFKLLQQAMHTDIQVLEESVSALEKSLTSLSEVVLQNRRGLDLLFLQEGGLCAALKEECCFYADHTGIVRDSMAKLRERLKQRQQLFESQQGWFEGWFAKSPWLTTLISTLMGPLVILFLILIFGPCILNKLTQFIRERLSVVQALVLTQQYHQLKQIDPEYPETSE